Genomic segment of Pseudothermotoga hypogea DSM 11164 = NBRC 106472:
ATTCATATTCGATCTCCCTCAGAGCTTTGATGATGGCGTCCTTGTCGAGTGAGCCAGCCTTCTTGATTCCCTCAACCAAGAACATGATATTCGTGTAGCCGAGCGGAGCAAAGTACGTCGCAGGTTCCTCGTTGAACTCTTTCACGTACGCGTCCCAGAAGTGCTTCGCGATCGCGCTGACATCTTTCAATGCCGGTGCCCACATACCGTAGAGTATGACACCGTGTGACAAAGGATTCTTACCGAAATCGGCAGGCCATCCCGGAGGTGCACCGACGAAGAGTTTTGGAGCGAAACCTATCTCCTTCGCTTGAATGAGGATGGGTATCGCATCGGCGTCGTAGCCAGCCCATATGAACAAATCTGGATTGTACTGCTTGGCCTGCATCAAGACTGCTCTGTAATCACCGCCTCCGAGTGCAACACTCTTGAAGGGGGCACCCCTGAGGTCTTTCATCAGTCCAGCCCAGACTCCGGTACCTTTCTTCGCGAGCTCGAACTCGTCTTGGTAGGATTTGAAGGAACTTGTTCCAAAGGCACCTTCCTCGTAAGCTATGAATATCTTCTCGATCTTCACCTGCGGATACTTCTGAGTGATCGCCCTCCAACCGTGTGCGTAGCTTTCTCCCTGCAGATAGTCCCAAGGATGCAAATGGAAGTACCAGTCTGCGTCCGGACCGACCGCTTCTTCACATCTGTACGACGCCGCTCCAATCCATACCGTGATCTTCTGGTACTTCTTCAATATGGGTATCTGTGCCAGGTGCACACCGCTGGACATCCCACCGACGAAGAAGTCCACTTTTTCAACGGTCGCGAGTCGGTCGATCGCGGCGGCACCTTTCTCCGGCTTCATCTCATCATCGACGATGAACAATTCCACGGGCATACCGAGAACTCCGCCCGCTGCGTTGATTTCCTTGACGGCCAGTTTCATGGCGTTGGCCGCCTGTCTGCCCGTGATGTCAGATAGAGGCAAAACCGCACCTATTTTGATGGTTGATGCGAAGCCTAATGCCACGACCACAACCGCGAACGCCACGAACAACCTCTTCATACTCTCACTCCTTTCATCAGATTAGACCCATCTTTCTCGCTTCCGAAGTTAACACGTCTCTGAAATCTGGATGAGCTATGGATATCAACTGGAGTGTCCTCTCCCTGATGGTTTTACCCCTCACGTGCGCCACGCCCCACTCTGTGACAACGTAATCGAGTTCCTGTCTGGGTACTGTCACGGGAGAACCGAGTGGTAGTAGAGGCACAATGGTCGATACTGTTCCGTTCTTAGCGGTGGACCTGAGTGCGATGATACCTTTACCACCTTTGCTTTTCACAGCACCACGGTGCGTGTCCAGCTGCCCACCGGTGCCACTGTAATGCTGTGTGCCCAAAGCTTCCGAACAAACGTTACCCGTCAAGTCTACCATGAGCGCGGTGTTTATACTGACCATCTTCTCGTTCTGGGCTACCACATAAGGATCGTTCACGTACTTGCCCCGAAGGAACATGATCGAAGGGTTATCGTCGATGAAGCTGTAGAGTCTCTTGGTTCCAAAGGCGAACGTACAGACGAACTTGCCTTTCCACAGAGTTTTCTTCTTGTTCGTTATCACCCCCATTTCAAAGAGATCGATCATGGACTCGGTGAACATCTCTGTATGCACACCGAGATCCTTCTTGCTGTGTAAAAGCTTTGCGACGGCGTTTGGGATACCACCTATTCCGATCTGTATCGTGGATCCATCCTCTATAAGTTCGCTAACGTACTGCGCGATCTTCGACTCGACATCCGCTGGTTCAACCAGCTCGGCTTCCGGTAGATCGTAGTCAACCTCGATCAAGTAGTCGACCTCGCTGATGTGCACGTGGGTATCGCCATGCGTTCTTGGGGCTTTCGGATTGACTTCGAGCACGACTTTCTTTGCCTTCTCGATCACGTCCTTCTCGTAAACAACAGAAGCAGACAGTGTAAGGAAACCGTTTTTGTCCATGGGTGAAGCGACACCAACGAAGATGTCAACGTCTCTGCTGTCTAACAAATTCGTTCCCGCCTGGTGCAGATTGTTCGGAACGTAACTCACCGTTCCATACCTGTTCTTCACAGCTTCCCTGTTCGAGGCACCGAAGTACCAAGAAGCGTTTTGAAAGCTCTTGCTGTATTCTTCTCTCATGTAGAAGGGATAACTCTCCATGTTCAAACACGTGAACACGGTTACGTTCTCGACTCTGTCAGCGACTCTGTGAAGGTTCCTCAGAAAGAGCTTGGGTTCCATCGGAGTCATACCGACGACGATCGTTGAGTTACTCTGAACAAGTTCCAGAACCTTATCGATGTCCACCAACTTCTTTTTGTAAACTTCTTCCCACTTCACAACCATTCCTCCTCACCAACTTATGGGTTCTCTGATCCTTCCCCACCTCACGACGGCGGCGTTCCAGGTCCAGCCCACGCCCGCCCCCACGAGAACGACCACATCACCGTCTTTGATCCTACCAAGCTTGAGACCTTCCTGGAGAGAAAAGACCTGATCGTTCTGACCCATGTGACCGTAGTCTTCGAGGTAGAAAGATTGATCCTCCCTCAAACCCAGTTGCGTTAGAACTTCCAAGTGTGCCGATCTCTTGAAGTGCAGTATGGCGAGGTAGGATATGTCTTTCCTTGAAAGACCACTCTTTCTCAGAGCATCGTCGATCACGAAGTAGAAGTTGTTCAGAGTGACCCTGTTCAGCTTTTCTTTGAAAGCTTCAGGATCGACCAGGTGGAAATAGTATTCATTGAGGTCTTCTGTCTTGATTGGCCACCTCTTGGTTCCCCCCACCGGCACGATACAGTCTTCGGCGAACGATCCATCGACGATGCTCGAAACACCCAGCACAACGTTCGCACCGTGGTTCTTTTTCAGCACCAGTGCCGCTCCACTGGCGCCTATGTCGAACATGAAAGAAGTCGGTTTGTACTTGTGGTTGACCAGATCGACGTTGCGATACCCGCTCACGAGCAAGACCGTGTTCACGTTCTTCTCGCTGAGCATAAGCGATCTGGCCACCTGAAGCCCAACGATCATCGAACCGCACATGGCTTCCATGTCGAAAGCCCACGCCCTCGTCGCGTTGATCTCGTGAGCGACCTTCGTGCACGCAAGCCAGCAGGGATAATCTTTGTGCTGCGCACCGTTCCAGATGACCACGTCGATCTCGCTTGGATCGACCCCTGCGTTCTTTATGGCCTCTCTCGCAGCCATAACACCCATATGGCTCGTCGTGTCTTCTTCGCCTGGAACGTATTTGCCCTTAACACCGAATTTCTCAACGATGACTGCTTCGTCGATTCCAGTGAGCGAGGCCAGCTCCTTGGCCGTCATATAGCGCTTTGGAAGATAGGTCCCGATACCGGCTATACCTACGTGATCTTGCATTTTGGTCCCTCCTGTAAACTGAACCACCATTCAATCTGATACATGATTCATCATGTATGATACCAGATTGTGAAACAAAAATGCAACACTCGGAAAAGTCCTTTAATGATGTTGCCAATTTGTGGCTGGCGGCAGTTTCGAAATAGGCTCCGATATCTTCGCCGTACTCTCTATTTCTTTCTGTTGCTTTCTTTTTCTCCTTTTTTTTGTATTCCTTTGAGGAGATACTCACTGAGGAGTGAAAGATAATCTTTGATCTGGTCCGGAGAGGTTTTGCTGTAGACAACGAGGTCTTCGCCCATGAAGTGGCCAATACCCATGAGTCCGATGGCAAGGTTCTCAGGCTTGAGGGGCTTTATCATCTTCAACTCGATCGCCCTGTTCAACGGAGGAAGGTAACTGGCGAAGATCTTGTCGTAATAGTTACGTGAAATGTTCGGATTGAAGAACTCAGCCTGTCTGACAACCAAGTACATGTTCGAATGATTCAAGAAAAACCTTAAGAATGCGTTGTAACCTGCTATTTCGGCATCACGTCTGTCAGTGAAGTTCTTTATCACGCTCGCTATCGTGAGCCTCAGATTTCTGTTTGTGGACATCACGAGTTCTTCGAGGATCGACTCTTTGCTCTCGAAGTACACATAGAAAGTACCCGCAGCGACACCGGCAGATTTGGTGATATCACTTATCATCGTATTTCGATAGCCGTACTTCCCAAAGAGTCTCTCCGCTGCTTGGAGCAACTTCGCTTTCGTCGAGCTGGTCTCGACCGCCAACGGTTTCACATCGACGTTGAAAACTCGTTCGTCCAGCACGTGATCGTTTGGATCCACACCGTTCACGATGAATTCGGTGAAGTCTCTCACCGTGGATTCTTCGATCACTCTTTCACCTGAGAGCGACTTGAAGATGCCCGCGAACCTGATCGGACCGGTGACGAACCAACCAGCTACCCTCACTTCTTTTTCATCTGCGTTCGGTAAGAGTTTCTCAATGACTCTCGATCTCAGTATCTGTTCCAGTTTTCTTCTCAGGTTCCTTTTCAGATAGACGGCTTCGTGCAATATCCGAAAATGCAGAAAGTGGTTGGAAAAGAATTTGGCATACGATCTGATGAAGCTTTCCACGATCCTGTACGAATCGCTGTCGTCGATGTTGTTCATACCATCGGAGAACAGTTCAAAGGCTTCTTCTATCAACTTTTCATAGACTGCATCCTTGCTGCTGAAATACTGGTAGAACGTGGACGGCTTGACGTTGGCCCTTCTGGAGATCATCGGGATAGAAACGCCGTGATAGCCACGCGTAGCAAAGAGTTCCAGGGCGGATCTGAGCAGATCTGAGAAAGTCTTCTTTCCATCGGATCGCTTTGGGTCCCTTCTCAAGGTCCTTCCCCCTGCTTGATGAATCAGTTTTCACATTGGATTATACCGCTCTCGCCACATCGTTGATGACTCGCTCCGGTGAATCAGCTTGCTGAACTTTCATCAAGAGTTCCTCTGCTATATCTTCGTCCATACTGTTTATGAAAAACTGAATTCTGCTGTGTCTGAGACTTTCAAAATGTACTTTCGCTCTCACTGGCAGGGATGAAGATATGATCTTCATTTTTTGTCTCAGGATCTTTTCATCCTGCATGGCGCGTTTCTCGAACTCTGTGCCACGCTTTGGTACGAGAGGGTTTATCGAGAGTTTGACTGTTTTAAAACCAAGTTCGAGCAGGTGCTTTGCCATGTCCCCGATGGCCATCAGATCCTGTTCGGATTCTTCCTCAAAACCGAACATGAAGTAGACTTTGATTTCCTCAAAGCCCGCTTTTTTCGCCAACTGAAACGCTTTCTCGACCTGTTCTTCTGTCAAATCTTTTTTCATGATGGCTCTGATTCTTTCGCTTGGACTCTCTAAAGCAACTGTGAAACTTTTTTGGTGTTTCCTCAAGAACCTCAAGAAACGCTCACTCAGCCGGTCCATTCTGAGAGATGAAACCGAGACGGAAACTTTGCTTTCTTCAAGTAAATCAATGAGTTCATCCAACCAGGGATAATCCGTCACGTTGGAAGCAATCAAACCAACCGAATCGTGCTTCTGTGAGACGCTGGCGATTCTCTCGAGACTCAAAAATCTCGCAGGTTTTTTCAGTTTCCCCGTCATACAGTAAGCACATCTGTGAATGCAGCCTCTCTCTATTTCGACAAGAAGTTTGTGCGCGAACTCGCCAAGTCTGCAGATCAATGGCGACACAGGAACAAAGAAATCCAGATCGGCACAGTGGGAGACACTTTCGCATTTCTTCCCAAGTATAGGTACGCTGGCGAAAGGAAGACCAGCGAAGGCTCGCAGCAGCTCTGATCTGCCAGTGGGATGGAGCACTTCGTTGAGTTGAGGCAACATGGATTCAATGTCTCCGTGGAGTATCACGTCTGCAAGGACGTTGAGCAAGGGAAGCTCAGTATAACAGAGTGCGCCACCGAACAGTATGATCGGATGTGACTGTGAACGATCGACGTTTCTCAGTGGCACGGATTTTCGCAAGAGCAATTTCATGATGTTCACGATGTCGTTTTCAAAATGGAAAGAAAAAGCCCAAATAGCGAACTGGTCGATGGGCGTTAGACTGTCAATGGAGTAAAACCTTTCAAAGCTCTCATCGAAAAAGAAGCGTTCACAGCGGACCCTTTCCAGCTGATTCAAATACTTCCAAACGAGGTTGAAGCCAAGGTTCGAGGCGGCGAGTTCGTAACCGTTCGGATAAACAAGGGCGACCATCAGGTCGCCCTTCGTTTCTATCTTCTCAACGTACCTCTCGCCCGCTTTCGAACGCGCAACGAGGTTCTGTTCCTTGAGATCTCTCGCATCACGTGGTCTTCTCAAGGGCCGTCCTCCTGAGATAATTTCTTGAGATGACCGCCCTTACAAACTCCATCTCGAGAATTTTCTTCTCACCTTTCATGACGACTCCACGCAGTTTGATCTTGTTTTCAACCACTCCGATGACTTTGACACCCACCGCGACGGCTTCGCCAACTCTGATTGGCAAAAGGTGCCTGACGTTTGCTTCTACAACCACCGAAATTTCTTCTTCGTCAAGATACGGTTGTATCAAATCATAACCCACATGAAAAACTTGAGCGCAGAGTCCAGACGTACTCGCAAGTTCGAGAATCTCCATCTCTCGATCCTCACGCCACGCCAAGTTTTCATCAATGGTGAAATCAACTGTTTTGCTCGTTCCGAGCAACCGTTCCAAGTTTTTCACCATTCATCACTTCCTCTGTCAGCTCTTTACGCAACACCTTTCTCAATTCTTCGCCCTCTATGACTTCTCTTTCGAGCAGAAGTTCCGCCAGCTCGTCGAGCTGCTTTTTGTGCTCAAGAAGTAGCTGTTTCGCTCTCTCGTAGCACTCGGTCACTATATGTTTCACTTCCTCGTCTATCTCACTCGCGACCTCTTCGCTGTAGTTCCTCATCCTTGTGAGTTCTTTGCCCAAAAAAATCTCTTGTTCGGTCTTACCCCACACCAAAGGTCCAAGCTTATCGCTCATTCCAAGCTGACAAACCATCTTTCTGGCAAGTTCTGTGGCCCTCTCGATGTCGGACGCAGCGCCGGTCGAGATCTCGTTGAAAACTATCTCTTCCGCGGCGCGTCCGCCGAGCAGAGCCGTTATCTGGTCGAGCAACTCGTTCTTTGTGACAATGTATCTGTCTTCAGCCGGCAACTGCAGAGTGTAGCCTAAGGCGCGGTAACCTCGAGGTATGATGGAGATCCTGTGAACCGGATCAGCATTTGGCAACAAGCTTGAAACGATGGCGTGTCCTACTTCGTGGTAAGCCACGATCCTTTTCTCCCTTGGACTGATCACACGGGACTTTCTCGCAGGTCCGGCGATGACCCTGTCTATCGCTTCTTCAAAATCGGCCATCGTGATCTTGTCTCTTCCAGCCCTCGCCGCAAGAAGCGCCGCCTCGTTCACCAGATTTTCCAGATCCGCTCCCACGAACCCTGTGGTGCGCTGTGCGAGGACTTTCAGGTCAACATCTTCGGCGATGGGTTTGTTCCTCGTATGTATCTTCAGTATCGCTTCTCTTCCCTTCACGTCTGGTACGTCCAAAACCACTTTCTTGTCGAATCTACCGGGCCTGAGGAGCGCGGGATCGAGTATGTCGGGCCTGTTCGTGGCAGCCATCACCACGATGCCCTGGTTGATGTCGAATCCGTCCATCTCGACGAGAAGTTGGTTCAGTGTCTGTTCTCGCTCGTCGTGCCCACCACCAAGACCTGCACCCCTGTGTCGTCCGACGGCATCGATTTCGTCGATGAAAACGATGCAGGGTGCGTTCGCTTTCGCCTGGGCGAAGAGATCTCTGACACGTGCGGCGCCGACGCCAACGAACAGCTCCACAAAATCTGAACCACTTATGTGGAAAAACGGTACGTTTGCCTCACCAGCTACAGCCCTTGCGAGCAAGGTTTTACCCGTACCCGGAGGCCCAACGAGCAATATACCTTTCGGCATTCTGGCACCTATGCGCGCAAACCTCGCAGGATCTTTCAAGAACAGGACCGTTTCCCTGAGCTCTTCTA
This window contains:
- a CDS encoding ABC transporter substrate-binding protein yields the protein MKRLFVAFAVVVVALGFASTIKIGAVLPLSDITGRQAANAMKLAVKEINAAGGVLGMPVELFIVDDEMKPEKGAAAIDRLATVEKVDFFVGGMSSGVHLAQIPILKKYQKITVWIGAASYRCEEAVGPDADWYFHLHPWDYLQGESYAHGWRAITQKYPQVKIEKIFIAYEEGAFGTSSFKSYQDEFELAKKGTGVWAGLMKDLRGAPFKSVALGGGDYRAVLMQAKQYNPDLFIWAGYDADAIPILIQAKEIGFAPKLFVGAPPGWPADFGKNPLSHGVILYGMWAPALKDVSAIAKHFWDAYVKEFNEEPATYFAPLGYTNIMFLVEGIKKAGSLDKDAIIKALREIEYESPVGGVLKISPSRIIKNQGFRAQKILQWQNGVQHVIWPFEYQTAELIYPFPGWTGK
- a CDS encoding acetyl-CoA hydrolase/transferase family protein; translation: MVVKWEEVYKKKLVDIDKVLELVQSNSTIVVGMTPMEPKLFLRNLHRVADRVENVTVFTCLNMESYPFYMREEYSKSFQNASWYFGASNREAVKNRYGTVSYVPNNLHQAGTNLLDSRDVDIFVGVASPMDKNGFLTLSASVVYEKDVIEKAKKVVLEVNPKAPRTHGDTHVHISEVDYLIEVDYDLPEAELVEPADVESKIAQYVSELIEDGSTIQIGIGGIPNAVAKLLHSKKDLGVHTEMFTESMIDLFEMGVITNKKKTLWKGKFVCTFAFGTKRLYSFIDDNPSIMFLRGKYVNDPYVVAQNEKMVSINTALMVDLTGNVCSEALGTQHYSGTGGQLDTHRGAVKSKGGKGIIALRSTAKNGTVSTIVPLLPLGSPVTVPRQELDYVVTEWGVAHVRGKTIRERTLQLISIAHPDFRDVLTSEARKMGLI
- a CDS encoding 3-oxoacyl-ACP synthase, with product MQDHVGIAGIGTYLPKRYMTAKELASLTGIDEAVIVEKFGVKGKYVPGEEDTTSHMGVMAAREAIKNAGVDPSEIDVVIWNGAQHKDYPCWLACTKVAHEINATRAWAFDMEAMCGSMIVGLQVARSLMLSEKNVNTVLLVSGYRNVDLVNHKYKPTSFMFDIGASGAALVLKKNHGANVVLGVSSIVDGSFAEDCIVPVGGTKRWPIKTEDLNEYYFHLVDPEAFKEKLNRVTLNNFYFVIDDALRKSGLSRKDISYLAILHFKRSAHLEVLTQLGLREDQSFYLEDYGHMGQNDQVFSLQEGLKLGRIKDGDVVVLVGAGVGWTWNAAVVRWGRIREPISW
- a CDS encoding TetR/AcrR family transcriptional regulator; this encodes MRRDPKRSDGKKTFSDLLRSALELFATRGYHGVSIPMISRRANVKPSTFYQYFSSKDAVYEKLIEEAFELFSDGMNNIDDSDSYRIVESFIRSYAKFFSNHFLHFRILHEAVYLKRNLRRKLEQILRSRVIEKLLPNADEKEVRVAGWFVTGPIRFAGIFKSLSGERVIEESTVRDFTEFIVNGVDPNDHVLDERVFNVDVKPLAVETSSTKAKLLQAAERLFGKYGYRNTMISDITKSAGVAAGTFYVYFESKESILEELVMSTNRNLRLTIASVIKNFTDRRDAEIAGYNAFLRFFLNHSNMYLVVRQAEFFNPNISRNYYDKIFASYLPPLNRAIELKMIKPLKPENLAIGLMGIGHFMGEDLVVYSKTSPDQIKDYLSLLSEYLLKGIQKKGEKESNRKK
- a CDS encoding B12-binding domain-containing radical SAM protein; protein product: MRRPRDARDLKEQNLVARSKAGERYVEKIETKGDLMVALVYPNGYELAASNLGFNLVWKYLNQLERVRCERFFFDESFERFYSIDSLTPIDQFAIWAFSFHFENDIVNIMKLLLRKSVPLRNVDRSQSHPIILFGGALCYTELPLLNVLADVILHGDIESMLPQLNEVLHPTGRSELLRAFAGLPFASVPILGKKCESVSHCADLDFFVPVSPLICRLGEFAHKLLVEIERGCIHRCAYCMTGKLKKPARFLSLERIASVSQKHDSVGLIASNVTDYPWLDELIDLLEESKVSVSVSSLRMDRLSERFLRFLRKHQKSFTVALESPSERIRAIMKKDLTEEQVEKAFQLAKKAGFEEIKVYFMFGFEEESEQDLMAIGDMAKHLLELGFKTVKLSINPLVPKRGTEFEKRAMQDEKILRQKMKIISSSLPVRAKVHFESLRHSRIQFFINSMDEDIAEELLMKVQQADSPERVINDVARAV
- a CDS encoding thioesterase family protein, with product MVKNLERLLGTSKTVDFTIDENLAWREDREMEILELASTSGLCAQVFHVGYDLIQPYLDEEEISVVVEANVRHLLPIRVGEAVAVGVKVIGVVENKIKLRGVVMKGEKKILEMEFVRAVISRNYLRRTALEKTT
- the ftsH gene encoding ATP-dependent zinc metalloprotease FtsH, encoding MNGNRPNYISLIFAALVILSIFWLVRSLYSPTNNVSKMSFSDFIQIVETDPGRIAEVVVRDDGTIRVISKRGEYYEIYAPWFSQDTQMIKLLSEKGIRVTGEKGLSSSFWINVIGNVIFIVFLLFMFFFMMRTISGRNNQAFTFTRSRAQMVRPGQQRVTFNDVAGVDEAIEELRETVLFLKDPARFARIGARMPKGILLVGPPGTGKTLLARAVAGEANVPFFHISGSDFVELFVGVGAARVRDLFAQAKANAPCIVFIDEIDAVGRHRGAGLGGGHDEREQTLNQLLVEMDGFDINQGIVVMAATNRPDILDPALLRPGRFDKKVVLDVPDVKGREAILKIHTRNKPIAEDVDLKVLAQRTTGFVGADLENLVNEAALLAARAGRDKITMADFEEAIDRVIAGPARKSRVISPREKRIVAYHEVGHAIVSSLLPNADPVHRISIIPRGYRALGYTLQLPAEDRYIVTKNELLDQITALLGGRAAEEIVFNEISTGAASDIERATELARKMVCQLGMSDKLGPLVWGKTEQEIFLGKELTRMRNYSEEVASEIDEEVKHIVTECYERAKQLLLEHKKQLDELAELLLEREVIEGEELRKVLRKELTEEVMNGEKLGTVARNEQNS